In the genome of Cygnus olor isolate bCygOlo1 chromosome Z, bCygOlo1.pri.v2, whole genome shotgun sequence, one region contains:
- the CCDC68 gene encoding coiled-coil domain-containing protein 68 isoform X3 translates to MSAEQRNARIVTTTLLLTEEVMREDRGSEGSYVLYGSSCAEITEEAEYVRKQHPPVLGRSPEPSGWGSSCSPVAAKMRETERQLLLVSRENEVLRIKLEATREAGVQALRAASQKLYENYQTRSEELRKAHENEKKQVQARSREQEEKLQQKEEDARRLASDVEERCARIAGMEQRVRRMEEEKKTLIEKKTSYEKMLLQMMSRNEDSKRCLAVQQDIATLREQIGHLQRLIGAQHQSLRRVIQEVEELNEELKIQDKKIEDLTEKVTALETQNEELKDRVALWSGQPKMKVSKAVLTDPLRDYRASPYLLLTRMKQQDS, encoded by the exons ATGTCCGCAG agcagaggaacGCGCGCATCGTGACCACCACCCTGCTGCTCACTGAAGAAGTAATGCGGGAAGACCGGGGCTCGGAGGGGAGCTACGTCCTGTACGGGTCCTCCTGTGCCGAGATCACCGAAGAAGCTGAATATGTGAGAAAG CAGCACCCTCCGGTGCTGGGCAGGAGCCCAGAGCCCAGCGGCTGGGGCTCGAGCTGCAGCCCCGTGGCGGCGAAGATGAGGGAAACagagaggcagctgctgctggtcagCAGGGAGAACGAGGTGCTACGGATCAAG CTGGAAGCCACAAGAGAAGCGGGCGTGCAGGCTCTCCGAGCTGCCTCCCAAAAACTCTACGAGAACTACCAGACTCGGTCAGAAGAACTTCGAAAAGCTCACGAGAATGAGAAGAAGCAAGTACAG GCCCGCAGCCGGGAACAGGAAGAGAAGCTCCAGCAGAAGGAGGAGGACGCCAGGCGGCTCGCCAGCGACGTGGAGGAGAGGTGCGCCCGCATCGCGGGCATGGAGCAGCGCGTGCGGAGGATGGAGGAG GAGAAGAAAACTCTGATAGAAAAGAAAACGTCCTATGAAAAGATGCTTCTGCAGATGATGTCAAGGAATGAAGACAGCAAACG GTGCCTGGCCGTGCAGCAGGACATCGCCACGCTGCGGGAGCAGATCGGCCACCTGCAGCGCCTGATCGGGGCACAGCACCAGAGCCTGCGCCGCGTCATCCAGGAG GTGGAGGAACTGAACGAAGAACTCAAAATCCAGGACAAAAAAATAGAAGACCTGACAGAAAAGGTGACGGCGCTTGAGACTCAG AATGAAGAACTAAAAGACAGAGTGGCGTTATGGTCCGGCCAGCCCAAGATGAAAGTTTCAAAAGCCGTCCTGACAGA CCCCCTGCGGGACTACAGAGCATCCCCTTACCTGCTGCTGACCAGGATGAAGCAGCAGGACAGCTAA
- the CCDC68 gene encoding coiled-coil domain-containing protein 68 isoform X2 encodes MERGRKVVQVPARLWDERRGCLPGSWLLGEQRNARIVTTTLLLTEEVMREDRGSEGSYVLYGSSCAEITEEAEYVRKHPPVLGRSPEPSGWGSSCSPVAAKMRETERQLLLVSRENEVLRIKLEATREAGVQALRAASQKLYENYQTRSEELRKAHENEKKQVQARSREQEEKLQQKEEDARRLASDVEERCARIAGMEQRVRRMEEEKKTLIEKKTSYEKMLLQMMSRNEDSKRCLAVQQDIATLREQIGHLQRLIGAQHQSLRRVIQEVEELNEELKIQDKKIEDLTEKVTALETQNEELKDRVALWSGQPKMKVSKAVLTDPLRDYRASPYLLLTRMKQQDS; translated from the exons ATGGAAAGGGGGAGGAAGGTTGTCCAAGTCCCTGCTCGGCTGTGGGACGAGCGCCGTGGTTGTTTACCTGGCAGCTGGCTCCTGGGGG agcagaggaacGCGCGCATCGTGACCACCACCCTGCTGCTCACTGAAGAAGTAATGCGGGAAGACCGGGGCTCGGAGGGGAGCTACGTCCTGTACGGGTCCTCCTGTGCCGAGATCACCGAAGAAGCTGAATATGTGAGAAAG CACCCTCCGGTGCTGGGCAGGAGCCCAGAGCCCAGCGGCTGGGGCTCGAGCTGCAGCCCCGTGGCGGCGAAGATGAGGGAAACagagaggcagctgctgctggtcagCAGGGAGAACGAGGTGCTACGGATCAAG CTGGAAGCCACAAGAGAAGCGGGCGTGCAGGCTCTCCGAGCTGCCTCCCAAAAACTCTACGAGAACTACCAGACTCGGTCAGAAGAACTTCGAAAAGCTCACGAGAATGAGAAGAAGCAAGTACAG GCCCGCAGCCGGGAACAGGAAGAGAAGCTCCAGCAGAAGGAGGAGGACGCCAGGCGGCTCGCCAGCGACGTGGAGGAGAGGTGCGCCCGCATCGCGGGCATGGAGCAGCGCGTGCGGAGGATGGAGGAG GAGAAGAAAACTCTGATAGAAAAGAAAACGTCCTATGAAAAGATGCTTCTGCAGATGATGTCAAGGAATGAAGACAGCAAACG GTGCCTGGCCGTGCAGCAGGACATCGCCACGCTGCGGGAGCAGATCGGCCACCTGCAGCGCCTGATCGGGGCACAGCACCAGAGCCTGCGCCGCGTCATCCAGGAG GTGGAGGAACTGAACGAAGAACTCAAAATCCAGGACAAAAAAATAGAAGACCTGACAGAAAAGGTGACGGCGCTTGAGACTCAG AATGAAGAACTAAAAGACAGAGTGGCGTTATGGTCCGGCCAGCCCAAGATGAAAGTTTCAAAAGCCGTCCTGACAGA CCCCCTGCGGGACTACAGAGCATCCCCTTACCTGCTGCTGACCAGGATGAAGCAGCAGGACAGCTAA
- the CCDC68 gene encoding coiled-coil domain-containing protein 68 isoform X1, giving the protein MERGRKVVQVPARLWDERRGCLPGSWLLGEQRNARIVTTTLLLTEEVMREDRGSEGSYVLYGSSCAEITEEAEYVRKQHPPVLGRSPEPSGWGSSCSPVAAKMRETERQLLLVSRENEVLRIKLEATREAGVQALRAASQKLYENYQTRSEELRKAHENEKKQVQARSREQEEKLQQKEEDARRLASDVEERCARIAGMEQRVRRMEEEKKTLIEKKTSYEKMLLQMMSRNEDSKRCLAVQQDIATLREQIGHLQRLIGAQHQSLRRVIQEVEELNEELKIQDKKIEDLTEKVTALETQNEELKDRVALWSGQPKMKVSKAVLTDPLRDYRASPYLLLTRMKQQDS; this is encoded by the exons ATGGAAAGGGGGAGGAAGGTTGTCCAAGTCCCTGCTCGGCTGTGGGACGAGCGCCGTGGTTGTTTACCTGGCAGCTGGCTCCTGGGGG agcagaggaacGCGCGCATCGTGACCACCACCCTGCTGCTCACTGAAGAAGTAATGCGGGAAGACCGGGGCTCGGAGGGGAGCTACGTCCTGTACGGGTCCTCCTGTGCCGAGATCACCGAAGAAGCTGAATATGTGAGAAAG CAGCACCCTCCGGTGCTGGGCAGGAGCCCAGAGCCCAGCGGCTGGGGCTCGAGCTGCAGCCCCGTGGCGGCGAAGATGAGGGAAACagagaggcagctgctgctggtcagCAGGGAGAACGAGGTGCTACGGATCAAG CTGGAAGCCACAAGAGAAGCGGGCGTGCAGGCTCTCCGAGCTGCCTCCCAAAAACTCTACGAGAACTACCAGACTCGGTCAGAAGAACTTCGAAAAGCTCACGAGAATGAGAAGAAGCAAGTACAG GCCCGCAGCCGGGAACAGGAAGAGAAGCTCCAGCAGAAGGAGGAGGACGCCAGGCGGCTCGCCAGCGACGTGGAGGAGAGGTGCGCCCGCATCGCGGGCATGGAGCAGCGCGTGCGGAGGATGGAGGAG GAGAAGAAAACTCTGATAGAAAAGAAAACGTCCTATGAAAAGATGCTTCTGCAGATGATGTCAAGGAATGAAGACAGCAAACG GTGCCTGGCCGTGCAGCAGGACATCGCCACGCTGCGGGAGCAGATCGGCCACCTGCAGCGCCTGATCGGGGCACAGCACCAGAGCCTGCGCCGCGTCATCCAGGAG GTGGAGGAACTGAACGAAGAACTCAAAATCCAGGACAAAAAAATAGAAGACCTGACAGAAAAGGTGACGGCGCTTGAGACTCAG AATGAAGAACTAAAAGACAGAGTGGCGTTATGGTCCGGCCAGCCCAAGATGAAAGTTTCAAAAGCCGTCCTGACAGA CCCCCTGCGGGACTACAGAGCATCCCCTTACCTGCTGCTGACCAGGATGAAGCAGCAGGACAGCTAA
- the CCDC68 gene encoding coiled-coil domain-containing protein 68 isoform X4, which yields MREDRGSEGSYVLYGSSCAEITEEAEYVRKQHPPVLGRSPEPSGWGSSCSPVAAKMRETERQLLLVSRENEVLRIKLEATREAGVQALRAASQKLYENYQTRSEELRKAHENEKKQVQARSREQEEKLQQKEEDARRLASDVEERCARIAGMEQRVRRMEEEKKTLIEKKTSYEKMLLQMMSRNEDSKRCLAVQQDIATLREQIGHLQRLIGAQHQSLRRVIQEVEELNEELKIQDKKIEDLTEKVTALETQNEELKDRVALWSGQPKMKVSKAVLTDPLRDYRASPYLLLTRMKQQDS from the exons ATGCGGGAAGACCGGGGCTCGGAGGGGAGCTACGTCCTGTACGGGTCCTCCTGTGCCGAGATCACCGAAGAAGCTGAATATGTGAGAAAG CAGCACCCTCCGGTGCTGGGCAGGAGCCCAGAGCCCAGCGGCTGGGGCTCGAGCTGCAGCCCCGTGGCGGCGAAGATGAGGGAAACagagaggcagctgctgctggtcagCAGGGAGAACGAGGTGCTACGGATCAAG CTGGAAGCCACAAGAGAAGCGGGCGTGCAGGCTCTCCGAGCTGCCTCCCAAAAACTCTACGAGAACTACCAGACTCGGTCAGAAGAACTTCGAAAAGCTCACGAGAATGAGAAGAAGCAAGTACAG GCCCGCAGCCGGGAACAGGAAGAGAAGCTCCAGCAGAAGGAGGAGGACGCCAGGCGGCTCGCCAGCGACGTGGAGGAGAGGTGCGCCCGCATCGCGGGCATGGAGCAGCGCGTGCGGAGGATGGAGGAG GAGAAGAAAACTCTGATAGAAAAGAAAACGTCCTATGAAAAGATGCTTCTGCAGATGATGTCAAGGAATGAAGACAGCAAACG GTGCCTGGCCGTGCAGCAGGACATCGCCACGCTGCGGGAGCAGATCGGCCACCTGCAGCGCCTGATCGGGGCACAGCACCAGAGCCTGCGCCGCGTCATCCAGGAG GTGGAGGAACTGAACGAAGAACTCAAAATCCAGGACAAAAAAATAGAAGACCTGACAGAAAAGGTGACGGCGCTTGAGACTCAG AATGAAGAACTAAAAGACAGAGTGGCGTTATGGTCCGGCCAGCCCAAGATGAAAGTTTCAAAAGCCGTCCTGACAGA CCCCCTGCGGGACTACAGAGCATCCCCTTACCTGCTGCTGACCAGGATGAAGCAGCAGGACAGCTAA